A region of the Longimicrobium sp. genome:
CCCGTCGCGGCGATGCCCAAGCCGATCAGTATCGCCCCGGCCGAGAGCGGGATCCAGGCCACCATCCGCGCCGTCACCGCCGCCACCGGAAGCTCCAGCAGCACGCACAGGAAGCCGTTCAGCGAGATCAGCACCCCGTACTGCGCGGTGGTGAAGCCGCGCGCGCCCAGCTCCAGCGGCACCGACGCCATGTCCTGCGTGTGCACCACCGACATCATCGTCATCGCCACCAGGAAGGCCACCATCGCCCCGTCGCGCGCGATCAGCCGCAGCGCCGACGGCCCGCGCGGCGCATCCGCATCTCCATCCATCGCGACGCCCTGGTCCACGCGCCTGGGGATGAGGAAGAGGACGAGCAGGCCGTAGAGCACGGACGTGACCGCATCGCCCACGAACACCACGCCGATGGAGCGCTGCGCGAAGAAGCCCATGGTGGCCGGGCCCAGCGCGAACCCGACGTTGATGAAGAGGCGGTAGAGCGCGTAGGTGCCCACGCGGCGGCCGCGCGGGGTGACGTCGGCCAGGAGCGCGGCGGCGGCGGGGCGGTACATCTCCGCGCAGAAGCCGGCCAGCGCGGTGACGGCGGCCACCTCGGGGAGCGGCCCGGCGCGCCAGAGCGCCAGCATGGCCGCCGCGGACGAGAACATCGACAGCGCGATCGTCCGCCGCCGTCCGATGCGGTCGGCCAGGTGCCCGCCCACCATCGCCGCGCCGATGCCGCCCACGCCGTACATCGACGCCGCGAGCCCCGCCTGCGCCGGCGTGAAGCCGCGGCGGACGAGGATCAGGATGAGGAAGGTGAGGACGAACGAGCCGAAGCGGTTGATGAACGTTCCCGCGAACACCACCCACGCCTCGCGCGGCAGCGCCCGCACATCCGCCGCCAGCGCGCGCAGGCGGCCGGGTTCGCGCGGATCGGGTGCGGGTGAGGGGATGGTCACGATCGCGGCCAGGAGTGAAATCTCTGCGCGGCCAAAGTTGGGAAGGCGAATGAATTCGCGGCAAAAACTGCACAAAGTCCCTGCGGGACTGCTCCCCCGCATCCGCGCATTCCTCCGCCCTCCTGACACAGCGGAACGCGGGAAATGCGCCGCTGGCTGCCGGGCGCGCCGGAGCCCGTGAAAATCGTCGGAGAACGGCGCGGCGCCGGATCGGCACAGGGGGCATCGCCCAGATCGCATCGTGCCCGCGCCGGAAGCGATCCGGCGCGGGCACGTTCGTCCGGGTGCCGGCCCGGGTCAGGCCACCGCGCCCAGCGGCTGCAGCCGCGTGTTCTGCACCTCCTCCAGCTTCCTGCGCAGGCGGAGGTACTCGCGCTCCTGCTCCTCGGTGCGCTGGTGGCCCTCCCAGCACAGGTTCACGCACTCGTCGGGGTCGGTCAGCAGGTCGTACATCTCCCACTGCGGCGGAACGGGGTTCAGCCGCGCCGTGTCGTAGTACATCGCCAGCTTCCAGCGCTCCTCGCGGATGCTCACGATGTGGTTGGGCGGGTCCACGTACGGCGGGCTGGCCTGCCCCGCCTGCCAGTCGTCCCAGGTGAACACCACGTAGCCCTGCGGCGCGGCGGCCGCGTCGGGGTCCAGCACCACCCCGGCGTAGTCCACGCCCTGCCAGCCGGTGCGCGCCCCGGGCGGCGCGCCGAAGAGCGTGGCCAGCGTGGGCAGGAAGTCCACGTGCGACACCAGCGCGCGCGACGTCTGCTCGCGCGGGAAGAGCCTGGGGTTGGAGAAGACCAGCGGAACGCGGATCGCCTCCTCGTAGAAGTTGAAGTTCTTCTGCCGCATCCCGCCGTGCGCCATTCCCATCTCGCCGTGGTCGGCGGTGCGGATCACCACCGTGTCGTCGGTCAGCCCCACCTGGTCCAGCAGGTCCAGCACCTGCAGCAGCCGGTCGTCCGACGCGCGCATCAGGTTGCCGTAGAAGTTCAGGTAGTTGCGCTTCTTCTCGTCGCTGTCCAGCAGCCCGGTGAGGGCGAACAGGTCGCGGAACTGCTTCTGGCAGCCGGGCTTGGTCGACAGGTCCTCGTGCACCGTGGCGGGAAGCTCGATGTCGCCCTTCAGCCAGTTGTCGGTGTAGGCGGCCTGCTTGTAGGTCTTGGGATAGAAGAGCACGTCGTGCGGGTTCACCAGCGAGACCACCATGAAGAACGGCTGCTGCTGCGCCGCCACCGAGCGCAGGTACGCCAGCACGCCCTCGTGGCCGGCCTCCCAGTCGCCGTCGTCGTTCATGAAGCGCGCATCGTTGTCGGGATAGCCGCCGCCCGCCTCGGGGATGTCCTGGTTGGCGCCCGCGTCGGCCGGGTTCCAGCGCGTGAAGCCGTACTGCCCCACGTCGTTCGGAACCCACACGTCCCCGGTCATCTTGCTCAGGTGCCACTTCCCCTTGTAGACCACGGTGTACCCGGCCGCCTGCATCACCGAGGCGAGGTTGCGGTAGTCCAGCGGCATCTCCACCTGCGGGTAGCGCGGGCCGTCCATGTCCTCCTCGAGCGTGTACTTCACCCCGTGCTGCGCGGGAAAGTAGCCGGTCATCAGCGTGGCCCGCGCGGGCGAGCACATGCACGAGTTGGTGAAGGCGTTCTCGAAGGTGAGGCCGTTCTGCTGCAAGCGGGTGAGGCCGGGAAGGTTCTCCTTCGCCCACCCCGGCGGAAAGTGCTGGATCGCCCGGTCCTGATCGGTCACGAAGAGGATGACGTTCTTTCCGGCCATGCTTCCCGGCCGTGCGGACTCATGGGATTCGGGCATGCGGA
Encoded here:
- a CDS encoding MFS transporter gives rise to the protein MTIPSPAPDPREPGRLRALAADVRALPREAWVVFAGTFINRFGSFVLTFLILILVRRGFTPAQAGLAASMYGVGGIGAAMVGGHLADRIGRRRTIALSMFSSAAAMLALWRAGPLPEVAAVTALAGFCAEMYRPAAAALLADVTPRGRRVGTYALYRLFINVGFALGPATMGFFAQRSIGVVFVGDAVTSVLYGLLVLFLIPRRVDQGVAMDGDADAPRGPSALRLIARDGAMVAFLVAMTMMSVVHTQDMASVPLELGARGFTTAQYGVLISLNGFLCVLLELPVAAVTARMVAWIPLSAGAILIGLGIAATGVAHGVPAYVVTVLLWTLGEVIAFPVAHAFVADLAPKGLQGRYQASLGFTQAMAFVIAPAAGAALFGWSRPALWAACAVLGVAAALTFSAVGRARRVRTVGEEMAAAEIAAE
- a CDS encoding sulfatase-like hydrolase/transferase; amino-acid sequence: MPESHESARPGSMAGKNVILFVTDQDRAIQHFPPGWAKENLPGLTRLQQNGLTFENAFTNSCMCSPARATLMTGYFPAQHGVKYTLEEDMDGPRYPQVEMPLDYRNLASVMQAAGYTVVYKGKWHLSKMTGDVWVPNDVGQYGFTRWNPADAGANQDIPEAGGGYPDNDARFMNDDGDWEAGHEGVLAYLRSVAAQQQPFFMVVSLVNPHDVLFYPKTYKQAAYTDNWLKGDIELPATVHEDLSTKPGCQKQFRDLFALTGLLDSDEKKRNYLNFYGNLMRASDDRLLQVLDLLDQVGLTDDTVVIRTADHGEMGMAHGGMRQKNFNFYEEAIRVPLVFSNPRLFPREQTSRALVSHVDFLPTLATLFGAPPGARTGWQGVDYAGVVLDPDAAAAPQGYVVFTWDDWQAGQASPPYVDPPNHIVSIREERWKLAMYYDTARLNPVPPQWEMYDLLTDPDECVNLCWEGHQRTEEQEREYLRLRRKLEEVQNTRLQPLGAVA